Proteins encoded by one window of Cheilinus undulatus linkage group 13, ASM1832078v1, whole genome shotgun sequence:
- the LOC121520110 gene encoding G-protein coupled receptor 4-like: MAHISVNTSLLNESIDYYDDLLDENYDSLSFIMHVVTYIIICIGLPLILMAIYALYSLVKNGHVAPIYIINLLISDLIQFCCIIALETEPEEEKIILILSCIYDCGLFSSVCFMVCISLERYLLIAHPLWYRFRRTIRISVVVCVVVWIISLVLIFTVFFWVTGFVARIILSIFLIIPFPLFIFFLVGTLRALSTSVSVPSDEKRRIVAILVLVLLIYTLLFLPYIIDLTAETYIFNITLSFLSNMFLKLSPLADLLLYVFIKKETFAKLWTSVCCCRKENNDTNNTNTINLDHM; encoded by the exons ATGGCACACATCTCTGTTAACACCAGCCTCCTGAATGAAAGCATTGACTACTATGATGACCTTCTGGATGAGAATTATGACAGCCTCTCCTTCATCATGCATGTAGTGACATACATCATCATTTGTATCGGTCTCCCTTTGATACTCATGGCCATCTATGCTCTCTACTCTCTG GTAAAGAATGGTCATGTGGCTCCAATCTACATCATCAACCTTCTCATATCTGACCTCATTCAGTTCTGCTGTATAATCGCTTTGGAGACAGAACCTGAGGAAGAGAAGATAATATTAATTCTGAGCTGTATTTACGATTGTGGCCTATTCAGCAGTGTTTGTTTCATGGTGTGTATTTCACTGGAAAG ATATTTGCTCATCGCCCACCCACTGTGGTACCGCTTCAGACGAACCATCAGGATCTCTGTGGTGGTCTGTGTTGTAGTCTGGATCATATCTCTTGTGTTGATTTTTACTGTGTTCTTCTGGGTTACTGGCTTTGTTGCACGAATTATCCTCTCCATCTTCCTCATCATTCCCTTCCCACTGTTCATATTCTTCCTGGTTGGGACCCTCAGAGCTCTCTCTACTTCTGTCTCAGTCCCCTCTGATGAAAAACGGAGAATCGTAGCAATCTTAGTCCTGGTGCTGCTGATTTATACTCTGCTGTTCCTGCCTTACATTATTGACCtcactgcagaaacatacaTCTTTAATATCACTCTAAGTTTCCTGTCCAACATGTTTCTAAAGCTGAGTCCACTTGCAGACTTACTTCTGtatgttttcatcaaaaaagagACCTTTGCGAAGCTTTGGACCTCTGTGTGCTGTTGCAGAAAGGAGAACAATGACACCAACAACACCAACACAATCAATCTAGACCACATGTAG